The following are from one region of the Ptychodera flava strain L36383 chromosome 15, AS_Pfla_20210202, whole genome shotgun sequence genome:
- the LOC139151727 gene encoding NTPase KAP family P-loop domain-containing protein 1-like, translated as MTDGIFKHEDITMNNEIFKHEEVGRFFRKKGGVFILNRTEREKNEFHLQYSIKRGRYERGEKTKDITTLDGWESGAFYHRGIVNKYADQTDNSQNGNGDEPPIISWKFDFGSYQIQSGKLKCMEDDSIKWRLFTKEESNGFPILSMVKASKNLADVRGSSYLVLTAVFPNHDPNNGLPKILTNGTDACHLFKLSVKLRCSLSLVDKANDFSAAAAINDIDAFEELLKSGNAEQVLKARNSEGDTALHVACRCRSDDTSIHLLKKYPDLKNVRNKQNDKPMEYASKKLQRLVENYKFAEPKDNLPFNEKYCIGYDLRNDRDIGEDAIGHEQYAWGLANALFSPKLPTPLTVGLFAPWGSGKTFLLKTLTGIMRGMSRGYRATKVGLWNEFKLLMLIIFYLPPPMPSHFETKDVDLIFVNFNAWQYAGSDNLWAGIVTTLVWKVEWYAGYWKTRFYRIVGRKVQKTALKSMLGDDDSSSDDLKLRKTYGIPNLVWVFLFLTLFLVGTVLAILVATGELRVGPDEGGGNSTNSTGGDSESEGGFSQAVVAVEGAIATILSGVIVVNIKNVGNGAMTFMTSQKDKVEGMVNKPDFSSKLGFMNKIKREVSIAASLLNWIACYKKKPVRVVITVDDLDRCERKKAVKVIEAINILLSDEYCPFICILAVDCRVICEAIEESLGVVSKNAYVTGHEYLKKFIQVNFCIPLMTTRSKQKFLGRLKKEACTRKIAEDGHIDIRRDWKKIVPKKQPANDKASVCCCCKGSKVEDDEFTEVKVDQRGTDYLLNSYEVDEYMEDLLRAFQDQSVLHYLSGNPRSVKRIFNILCLTAHLVKVQGGPKFLPREVVLWTVLVEEWPYRVNQMIHYIEDNMQKQALGIELDPSKIVRPTMKLKAIYKMVKEHLKTPKDWEMLITLDSDPEMMERFLNTEMKDFDVQGVNEIVLHTPHLDRSILFSVSHAQTSADIKQA; from the exons ATGACCGATGGAATTTTCAAACACGAAGACATCACAATgaacaatgaaattttcaaacacGAAGAAGTTGGG CGATTCTTTAGGAAGAAAGGGGGCGTTTTCATACTGAACCGAACCGAGCGAGAAAAGAACGAGTTTCACCTGCAGTACTCAATAAAGCGTGGGCGATACGAAAGAGGTGAAAAGACCAAGGACATAACAACGCTCGATGGCTGGGAATCCGGTGCCTTCTATCACCGAGGGATTGTCAACAAATACGCCGATCAG ACTGACAATTCTCAAAATGGAAATGGCGACGAGCCGCCAATCATATCGTGGAAATTTGACTTCGGCTCTTACCAAATTCAGAGCGGCAAACTTAAATGCATGGAAGACGACAGCATCAAATGGCGGTTATTCACGAAGGAGGAATCTAACGGGTTTCCGATCTTGTCCATGGTCAAAG CTTCCAAAAATTTGGCTGATGTACGCGGATCGTCCTACCTGGTTCTGACTGCTGTCTTTCCAAACCATGACCCCAACAATGGCCTTCCCAAGATCCTCACTAATGGCACAGATGCGTGTCATCTTTTCAAATTAAGCGTCAAACTCAGATGCAGTTTGAGCTTGGTCGATAAG GCAAACGATTTCTCGGCTGCGGCAGCTATAAATGACATCGATGCATTCGAGGAACTTCTTAAATCTGGTAACGCCGAACAAGTCCTGAAAGCACGCAATTCTGAAGGT GATACTGCTTTGCATGTGGCTTGCAGGTGTCGCTCTGACGACACCAGCATTCACCTTCTGAAGAAATACCCGGATCTGAAAAACgtcagaaataagcaaaatgaCAAACCCATGGAGTACGCCAGCAAGAAACTGCAGCGTCTGGTCGAAAACTACAAGTTTGCCGAACCCAAAGACAACCTACCAT TTAACGAAAAATACTGCATCGGGTATGACCTTCGCAACGACCGTGACATTGGCGAAGACGCCATTGGCCATGAGCAGTACGCATGGGGACTTGCGAACGCTTTGTTCAGTCCAAAACTACCAACCCCGTTGACCGTTGGTCTTTTCGCACCATGGGGGTCGGGCAAGACGTTCCTGCTCAAGACACTAACAG GGATAATGCGAGGGATGTCGAGGGGCTACCGAGCCACAAAGGTCGGCCTGTGGAACGAATTCAAACTCCTCATGCTGATCATCTTCTACCTTCCGCCACCGATGCCGTCACACTTCGAAACCAAGGACGTGGACCTGATCTTCGTCAACTTCAACGCCTGGCAGTACGCCGGATCGGACAACCTGTGGGCGGGCATCGTGACGACGCTCGTGTGGAAGGTGGAGTGGTACGCTGGTTACTGGAAGACCCGCTTTTATCGGATAGTGGGTCGTAAAGTGCAGAAGACGGCCCTGAAATCGATGCTTGGGGACGATGACAGTTCCAGCGATGACTTGAAACTTCGGAAAACTTACGGAATTCCTAATCTCGTCTGGGTCTTCTTATTCCTAACACTTTTTCTCGTTGGCACAGTTCTTGCTATTCTAGTTGCCACCGGTGAGCTTCGAGTCGGACCCGATGAAGGGGGAGGAAATTCAACAAATTCCACGGGAGGAGACTCCGAGTCGGAGGGTGGATTCTCGCAGGCGGTGGTGgctgtagagggcgctatagCGACCATCCTGAGCGGGGTGATAGTTGTGAACATCAAGAATGTCGGCAACGGCGCCATGACTTTCATGACGTCCCAGAAGGATAAGGTCGAGGGCATGGTGAACAAGCCGGACTTCAGCTCGAAGCTGGGTTTCATGAATAAAATCAAACGCGAGGTGTCGATAGCGGCTAGTCTGTTAAATTGGATAGCCTGCTACAAAAAGAAACCTGTTCGAGTTGTGATCACGGTCGATGACCTTGACAGGTGTGAGAGAAAGAAGGCGGTGAAAGTCATAGAGGCGATCAACATATTGTTATCTGATGAATACTGTCCCTTCATATGCATACTCGCGGTCGACTGTAGAGTCATATGCGAAGCCATAGAAGAAAGTCTCGGCGTTGTCTCGAAGAACGCCTACGTGACGGGGCATGAGTACCTTAAGAAATTCATACAAGTCAATTTCTGCATTCCACTGATGACGACAAGGTCGAAACAGAAGTTTCTTGGGAGGCTCAAGAAAGAAGCATGTACGCGTAAGATAGCTGAAGACGGCCATATTGATATTAGGCgggactggaaaaaaattgtgccaAAGAAGCAACCGGCAAACGACAAGGCTTCGGTCTGCTGCTGCTGCAAAGGAAGCAAAGTCGAAGACGATGAGTTTACTGAGGTGAAGGTGGACCAACGCGGCACGGATTACCTGTTGAATAGTTACGAGGTTGACGAGTACATGGAGGACCTCCTGAGGGCGTTCCAGGATCAATCGGTTCTTCACTATCTCTCCGGGAACCCGAGAAGCGTCAAGAGAATCTTCAACATCCTCTGCCTGACCGCTCACCTGGTCAAAGTGCAGGGTGGTCCCAAATTCCTTCCCCGGGAGGTCGTCCTGTGGACCGTGCTGGTTGAAGAATGGCCGTACCGAGTGAACCAAATGATCCACTACATCGAAGACAATATGCAGAAACAGGCGCTGGGCATTGAACTAGATCCGTCGAAGATTGTCCGGCCTACTATGAAACTGAAAGCGATCTACAAGATGGTAAAGGAACATCTTAAGACGCCCAAAGACTGGGAGATGTTGATAACCCTGGACTCGGATCCAGAGATGATGGAGAGGTTCCTCAACACAGAGATGAAAGATTTTGACGTGCAGGGTGTCAACGAGATAGTGTTACACACGCCTCACCTCGACCGTTCCATCCTCTTCTCGGTTTCTCACGCACAGACATCGGCAGACATCAAACAAGCCTGA